TGTCAAATCTGCAGGACATGATCTCTCAACCTAGAAACACCTTAGCTTGGTCTTCCATCCACATAATACTTACCTaacttgaaatttgttgttgtgGACACCTTTAACCATGGCCAACAGGGTTAACCAATACACAAAACATTGCAAACACACTAGTCAGGACCCTTGGGGAGCGCTTCAGCCAGTCCTAGGGAGCACTCatgaacttttggtacaaaagggGATTTTTCCattggtaagcgattaccaagcccctgtaattgattacaacagCATCAGACTCAAGTTTTGTACTATATCCAATGTAGGGAGTTCTAAGCTTGACTTTTGTAATGCTTTCGACGTACCGCTTCCTTCTTAACAGTGTCATGGCTAGCAATTCCTCCCTCACATTCAAAGTCATCTTTTTCACAAGGCGTAGTGTAACCACCTTCACTTGAGTAACTACCTTCatctttattcttctcttcaagCAGCTCAGCCCGCAATGCATAGAACTCTTCTTGAAGTTCTTCAATTAGAGCCTCTTGTTCATCTAAAGCAACAtcaatctattttttctttttcttatttcatgtTGTCTTTATTCATTTCTTTAAATCCTTTATAGTTGGATTAAGTGACACTTTCAAAAATGGCTCACTCATTTCGTTCCTTAATGCACCATAATCATTAACCATATGTAAATTAATCACAATTATCATTGTATAAAACCATTCAttctaacaaatttaataaaaaaatgtactaCATACCACACCCGTCTTCATTGCACGTTTGATGAACTTGTCACCAGCATTTTTATTCATCCAATGCAACATATAAATCATAATTAGTAATCTCAGTTCATTACCCACAAATAATGAAAGTAGAAAATTTACCTACAACACATACACACAACCATCCACATACATATTTGTTGcaccttttcctttcttccaaGTTGTAGAAGCTTTGCATAAACTACTAACTACATAATGATACACTATACGACCCCAACAAAAATTACCCAAATCACTTATTATATCAACAATTTCGAACAAAATTGGAAATATTATTGTGTTACGATTAGATAACAACACCTCACTAATGCCCACCAAAATGTACAAGCTACAAATATGTAAGGAagacaactttttctgttttttcaaGATAAAATTGTAGATCAACTGCCGTTCATGTTTTCCATCACCAAAGTACTTTCTACATTCACtctttttaagtttcttttcatttaatattatgttatcaCCAACTAAACCCAAGCCTAAACTTAACGTAACATCTACTTCCTTCAATTCCACGAATCTTTCTCTAAATGAAAAATCACCCCTCTCATCAACCCATATAATCAATAAATCGCTAAGAATATTCCTACCAATCTTAAGGTTATCATTTAGTTCTAAAAACCATTGAAATGGAGTCTTGGAAATAATAGCCTTCTGCTCCTCAgtcaaaatatcattcaaaCCAGTTGGTTTTCAATGAATGACAAACAAACAACtgcagaagaaaataaaattacatttcttGTATCAAGTACCGAAAAAACCCACAATCCATAACAACAAACCAACAAAATAACCAATAAAGGACACAACGAACAACCCAACCCCAAAATACGAATATGTCAAACGAAGGAAGTACATACTTCGAAGAACCAATGTCATGGATCGAATCCATTGCACACAAAAacgaagagagaaagagaaacttTAAACAAACTTTCGGTGAACGCAGAGCACGAACTCCACAGAGAAACACACACTTCCAATGGGGCAAGCAATGCACAAAACGAAAATGGAGGAGAGagattgaaatcaaaataaaaaccctaaaagtggAGGAGGGAGAAGAGAGTGCTATGAAGAAAGGAGTtgagatgaaaatgaaatgtCTAAAATGGAGAGAGAAGAGAGTAATAAAATGTGAAACAAAGGAGAGGGCAGTTTCGAAATCCAATCTTCAACCTTATCcaaatcagattttaaaataaaaataaaaaattcaaattaaaccAATTAAAAGCTTACAGTtgtcaaatttttgttaaattcatGTAGAATATCATGATCTTTTTTATAATGGGTTTGATAATTGATTAAGTGGTATGTCATAAACATTGCTACATATTGCTTGTGAAAATGTCTTCAAATGTGGAAGAAAAACGATTATGCTTGATCGTTGGAAAATTAACCGATTTTAAGAAAATTCTAAAGTGACAATAAAGATTATCATCCAAGGTGATGTGATCTTGATTATTTTTACCTTATCGTTTTCTTTAGAATCTtctatatttattcatttaagaAAAGCTTGATCTGATCTACTTCTTACTCCGTTCCAATACTAAGAATGCAAAGATTCTACCAATAAGATAATAACACATcaatgaaaacaataattagACTCACTCAAGggaatttatttgaaattctaCTTTTCTAGTTTGACTTTTAGTTCATGACGATGAACATACTAGGATTAGtagttattaattaaaactcCAAAATGTGTCATTATCATTCCCCTTGTTATTAGCATATTTAATACAAACCCTTATTGTTAATATTAGCCAAGCATAAACCAATCTCATTGACACGCATTTCATAGCTTTCCACGCGGTTCAACgacctttgttttttttcaatcaaCACTTCCGTCATCTTTTGGATAAGACAATGTAGAAAGATTCACGTTAACTTTGGAAACCAATTTGGCTTCAATTATTGACACATAGTGCAGAATTTGCCAAATATATCATTGGTCAAAATAATGATCATTGTATTGTTTACAAAAAGTGAGCGACCATATCTAGTTTCACATGCTTCCTAAGCATGATCAAAGCATGTGGCTTGACCGAATCAAGATAAGGAATGTAACTAATCATGTATCAACCTTAATTAAGAGGCGTCTAACTTCTCCTTCTATACAATAAGTGTCAATAACAcattgaaaatacattttttgaCATAACATATTTGACATACTTGGCACATAGAGTCTTCATGATTATTTTATGGACGAAGCTTATCGTCATGACTAGACAACAATCTaactctgtttttgttttttcctatCCTAGTAGATCTTTCATCTGCTTCACATATACTTGTGGTCAATGTTGCTACTCTGTTTCACTCAGTACTTCCCTGAGCCTGCTACATAATTGTTGGCCATTTCAACCGGTTGAGATTTTACTAAGGGGTCAATTCCAATATTGGCATTGCTCGTTTGAAAATCAAACGTTGAGCAATAGGGGCCATCAGATAAAATTGGACCCAAGTAATTCATATCCAAAAGGTAAGTGAGGGACCAAGTCCTGGGAAGGTTCATCATCATTTTCTGCTCATCATTGTTTTCAGCTACAAGATCAGTCATTTGAACTTTTGGCTGTGCCTCCTTGTGCTCTGCTTTTCCGATGTTCTTCTTCTTATAAATCCTGCACAGGACCCAGTCATCCAGCTGATGAAACATCCAAAAACCAAGGGAAATGTCAATCATAAATTAACATTACTGAATGGTAAAATAAGTTGATAAATTTCACAAAGTGAGGAGCACAAGGCTTAAAAGTTTTACCCTCATGGACCCAATTTTCCTGTTAGCCGATTGTTTTGATTCCGCCAATCGGTATTCATGCATAATCCAATCAGTCTTGTCACCCTTTGGTGGCCTACCCTTGTAAAATACTAAGGATTTCTTCACCCCCACAAGCTTAGATCCACTATAGATCGCCTTGTCAGTGCCAGTGGCCTTCCAATACCCAGACACTGTTGCTCTGTTCGGCCTCACCCCGTTTGGGTACTTTCTGTCTCGTGGACTAAAGAAATACCATTCATTTTCTCCAAACTCTGTTTTATCTGGATTCCAAGGGATGTTCataagaagaagatgaaacaaGTGAAACATTTAGAGAGAGACATTGTGGTTAGTGATGTTACTATATATATACCTGGCAATTCCCATGGATCAAACTTGTAGAGATCGACTTCTGGGATGATAGAAGCAGGGCAGGGCTTTGATGTGGCTTGGTTGCAGAGGTAATAAACGATTAGTTCCTCGTCCGTTGGGTGAAACCTAAAGCCAGGGGGAAGTTCAGAGGTTGTGGTAGCATCCATTGAGTGAAAAATATGAACTTGGTTAGGGAGAAGAAAAGGGGAGTTATGAAGTGAAGGGTTTGCAGAGAGATGAAATGAAGGTGTTTGAAATGTTTGAAAGGAGATTGGTGGTGGTTTTATCTTTGAAGGTGGGTTTCCTTGCATGCTAGTGATTGGGTGATGGGATAAATTTTACTATTCCTAGTACATGCGTCACAGGCATGCATGCACCAATGAGGGGTCAGAACTATTTCACATGTATATCTGTTACTGACTTTTGCACATGGTTCAAAGAACCAGTGCAAGGACGTCTATATCCTTATCAACTAATATTCAATTAGAATGTTATTCCCACTTAATTCTGTACTCAGCAGCCAATTTTTGTGTCCTCTCTCAATAGTTAAACCTACCATATCAGAATGTTTTTCACCAAACCAATACATCATTATTTGGTCCATGCAATAATCCTTGAAGAAAAAAGAGTACAAAagttttccttttgctttttattcattttttgtgGTGGAATTCTGTCATTAGAagttatatcttttttattttacatcttGTCTATTTACATCAATCATTTGTCATGGTTTATATACAATTCGAATGgtttaaatacaatatttttaattttcaattaatagtagaaaaaaattgttttaacaatttttttacaatgacAGTTTGTTattggttcgttttaaatatttttttaaacataaattcaaatagactaataaagtgatgacatatgttctgttataaaaaaaattatcgaaaagtgttatcaaaatatcatcatccataACAGTAATATGGTGTGCGTTAAGCATGCCTTGCTTGTGACTAATGTAAAGTGTCTAGATACATGTTACCGTATTAAAAGAATGTTAgtagttaaaaaatttaaaattgatgataAGTAATGAAagttaaaaagtgaaaataatatttagtaagAGATTAATGATAGATGTGTTCAGCGAGCGATGACGCAGCTCCTCAATCAGTTGCAAAATATACTGAGGATTGGAAACAAACATGTGTCTTCTATGTACGGGttaacaaaaatttcaaagttggCACTATCAGCAACCACACGATCATCATGTGAATCCGAATAAGTTTAGTCATTTTTTCTCATAATGAGACCCtgattacatattttaaatttaatttaataacgaCATAATTAAGATTCATGCTCTTCATCTAATTGCCCAATCATTCTAAATTACAGAATGACAATTAACACCATTGCGATGACGCTCATCCACCAAACACAACCAAACGCAAGCTTTCTTCATTAAACATTACAAatgcaatttttattattatgcacgaaaaaaattattaaaactcaCATTTTTATCCCTACTACCTAcagagttttctttttctagattATACTTTTCAGTATATTCTAAACTGTAAATTCTCATTTTCAGTATATTTATTATCGAATAAGTGCAAGAAATTATTCGCTCAAAAAAACAGGAAAAAGAAACTCATAAATAACGCACACAAAATATAGGAGGAGATTTATTGTCAGTGGAGGCAAGGAATCTAGAACCTTAAAATCTAAGGTTTAAGAGTACTTGTACAAGTATTTAGGataattctaaatatattttatgtctataaatattttcttttctattttaacaaGTACCTACatataagtttaaaatgattttttaatagatACAATAATCAACTACAAACTTACCCCATGAAaattaagacaattttttttctctaatttccTAAACTAAACAGGTGAGGACAagattattattgttaaaaacGTGATTACTCctagattttttttagtaaataacaCTGGAGATATTTATCACATAAACTGTCCATATTAGAAACTTTTCCAATACATATTTATcactattaatataattaatatatgagTTGTCTATAAGAAATTTTCTAACTCATACTATATATTCTTAATCGTCTCATAATAGATTTTAGGACAATTGAAGACAAGagacaaacacaaaaacaaatcatcaacttcaacatcaagattaattatttttaagaaagatacactaagaaataataaaaaaatgaattatctaTATATAACAAACTTACATCACTTTCAACATAATTGAAGATTTAATATTTGtgaatattgtttttcttatattccattagtttttttaattttttttttcat
This genomic stretch from Vigna radiata var. radiata cultivar VC1973A chromosome 7, Vradiata_ver6, whole genome shotgun sequence harbors:
- the LOC106766691 gene encoding NAC transcription factor 29; the protein is MQGNPPSKIKPPPISFQTFQTPSFHLSANPSLHNSPFLLPNQVHIFHSMDATTTSELPPGFRFHPTDEELIVYYLCNQATSKPCPASIIPEVDLYKFDPWELPDKTEFGENEWYFFSPRDRKYPNGVRPNRATVSGYWKATGTDKAIYSGSKLVGVKKSLVFYKGRPPKGDKTDWIMHEYRLAESKQSANRKIGSMRLDDWVLCRIYKKKNIGKAEHKEAQPKVQMTDLVAENNDEQKMMMNLPRTWSLTYLLDMNYLGPILSDGPYCSTFDFQTSNANIGIDPLVKSQPVEMANNYVAGSGKY